From Solea senegalensis isolate Sse05_10M linkage group LG19, IFAPA_SoseM_1, whole genome shotgun sequence, the proteins below share one genomic window:
- the LOC122784714 gene encoding hemoglobin subunit beta-A-like has product MVEWTDKERQAIKKVWDKIDANKDGAEALIRVLIVFPWTKRYFKEFGDLSTNAAIAANAKVSAHGARVLNELDKAVNNLDDIKNTYSKLSVIHSERLHVDPDNFRLLAECITVVVGAKFGASVFTPDIQEAWQKFLSVVVSALGRQYH; this is encoded by the exons ATGGTTGAGTGGACAGACAAAGAGCGTCAAGCCATCAAGAAGGTGTGGGACAAGATTGATGCGAACAAGGATGGCGCTGAGGCACTGATAAG GGTTTTGATCGTTTTCCCCTGGACTAAGAGATACTTCAAGGAATTCGGCGACCTGTCCACCAATGCCGCCATCGCCGCAAACGCTAAGGTTTCTGCGCATGGTGCCAGAGTCCTGAACGAGCTGGACAAAGCCGTGAATAACTTGGATGACATCAAGAATACATACTCCAAGCTGAGTGTGATACACTCTGAGAGGCTCCATGTGGATCCTGACAACTTCAGA CTTCTTGCTGAGTGCATCACAGTGGTTGTCGGAGCCAAGTTTGGCGCCTCCGTTTTCACCCCTGATATTCAGGAGGCCTGGCAGAAGTTCCTGTCTGTGGTGGTGTCTGCCCTGGGCAGACAGTACCACTAA